The following proteins are encoded in a genomic region of Liolophura sinensis isolate JHLJ2023 chromosome 7, CUHK_Ljap_v2, whole genome shotgun sequence:
- the LOC135471878 gene encoding uncharacterized protein LOC135471878 yields the protein MRGFLVAFSVAMVAIQSAAAGGNKKYCAPGCKTKIEALNKRITALEERDQWQMLLRVSKGDGGNVVDKWEGNHAYNEDKAANAQDLSKTFDGIYKSAMVEKWGSLNIQEVKVAVYNKGEEKAYFIFDGRKTTKMNFFDKAKLLASTYPNLSSEPSNYFSIKGHNDYNRHFFMSRSYGGCPNDQAWFVLVDDGKVGCDWSEKEAKPYFLYSPTDTYANLETEALIADTFAIFIRTRPLM from the exons ATGAGAGGCTTTCTCGTCGCTTTTTCCGTCGCCATGGTGGCCATCCAATCGGCTGCTGCGGGTGGCAACAAGAAGTACTGTGCACCCGGATGTAAGACAAAGATCGAGGCATTGAACAAAAGAATCACCGCCTTAGAGG AGCGAGACCAGTGGCAGATGTTGTTGAGAGTTTCAAAGGGAGATGGTGGCAACGTAGTCGACAAATGGGAGGGTAACCATGCCTACAACGAGGACAAAGCTGCAAATGCCCAAGACCTCAGCAAGACCTTCGATGGGATCTACAAATCCGCCATGGTCGAGAAATGGGGCAGCCTCAACATCCAGGAG GTCAAGGTCGCTGTCTACAACAAAGGTGAAGAGAAGGCTTACTTCATCTTTGACGGACGCAAAACAACGAAGATGAACTTTTTCGACAAGGCCAAGCTGTTGGCTTCCACTTACCCAAATCTGTCATCAGAACCCAGCAACTATTTCTCCATAAAAGG acataACGACTATAATCGCCACTTCTTCATGAGCCGGAGTTACGGCGGCTGTCCAAACGACCAAGCCTGGTTTGTCCTGGTAGATGATGGTAAAGTAGGGTGTGATTGGTCCGAGAAAGAAGCCAAACCTTACTTCTTGTACAGCCCAACAGATACCTACGCTAATCTTGAGACTGAAG ccCTCATTGCCGACACCTTCGCCATTTTCATCAGAACCAGACCGTTGATGTAA